The following coding sequences lie in one Streptomyces albofaciens JCM 4342 genomic window:
- a CDS encoding beta-N-acetylhexosaminidase, giving the protein MRRRRLFCSLLLVAAAGLSTAGARPAGGPDGQAARHAKPIALDQVIPAPASVKPGKEPYTLGDRTRIRVPGASGEVRRVAGYLADVLRPSTGYPLPVTGKDGRDGIVLRLGGKDTAKLGAEGYRLTSDRHAVTITAARPAGLFHGVQTLRQLLPPSVEKRSTQHSPWKVAGGTITDTPRYGYRGGMIDVGRHFFTVEQLKRYIDQLALYKYNKLHLHLTDDQGWRLQINSWPRLATYGGSTQVGGGPGGYYTKAQYREILRYAASRYMEVIPEIDTPGHTQAALASYAQLNCNNIAPPIYTGIEVGFSSLCVPKKITYEFLDDVFRETAALTPGRYLHIGGDEAYSTSHADYVTFMNKVQPLVTKYKKKVIGWHQMTAVTPAKGAAVQYWGYDKTPAKEREQVVAAARKGTGLILSPADRSYLDMKYTKDTKLGKAWAGYVEVQRSYDWDPGTYLKGAPQKSIMGVEAPIWTETLSTNQHLDYMTFPRMPGIAELGWSPRSTHDWDTYKYRLAAQAPRWEAMGFDYYRSPQVPWGKK; this is encoded by the coding sequence GTGAGACGACGCAGACTGTTCTGCTCGCTGCTGCTGGTCGCGGCGGCCGGCCTGTCCACGGCCGGAGCGCGGCCCGCGGGCGGCCCCGACGGCCAGGCCGCCCGCCATGCCAAGCCCATAGCCCTCGACCAGGTCATCCCGGCGCCCGCCTCGGTCAAACCGGGTAAGGAGCCCTACACCCTCGGTGACCGGACGCGGATCCGGGTGCCCGGCGCCTCGGGTGAGGTCCGGCGGGTGGCCGGCTACCTGGCGGACGTGCTGCGGCCGTCCACCGGCTACCCCCTGCCCGTCACGGGCAAGGACGGCCGGGACGGCATCGTGCTGCGGCTCGGCGGCAAGGACACCGCGAAGCTGGGCGCCGAGGGCTACCGCCTCACCTCGGACCGGCACGCCGTGACGATCACCGCGGCCCGGCCCGCCGGGCTCTTCCACGGCGTACAGACGCTGCGCCAGCTGCTGCCGCCGTCCGTCGAGAAGCGCAGCACACAGCACAGCCCCTGGAAGGTCGCCGGCGGCACCATCACCGACACCCCGCGCTACGGCTACCGCGGCGGAATGATCGATGTCGGACGGCACTTCTTCACGGTCGAACAGCTGAAGCGTTACATCGATCAGCTGGCGCTGTACAAGTACAACAAGCTGCATCTGCACCTCACCGACGACCAGGGCTGGCGGCTCCAGATCAACTCCTGGCCGCGGCTCGCCACCTACGGCGGCAGCACGCAGGTCGGCGGCGGCCCCGGCGGCTACTACACGAAGGCCCAGTACCGCGAGATCCTGCGGTACGCCGCCAGCCGCTACATGGAGGTCATCCCCGAGATCGACACCCCGGGGCACACCCAGGCCGCGCTCGCCTCGTACGCACAGCTGAACTGCAACAACATCGCGCCTCCGATCTACACCGGCATCGAGGTCGGCTTCAGCTCGCTGTGCGTGCCCAAGAAGATCACGTACGAGTTCCTGGACGACGTCTTCCGCGAGACCGCGGCGCTGACCCCGGGCCGGTACCTGCACATCGGCGGTGACGAGGCCTACTCCACCAGCCACGCCGACTACGTGACCTTCATGAACAAGGTCCAGCCGCTGGTGACCAAGTACAAGAAGAAGGTCATAGGGTGGCACCAGATGACCGCCGTGACCCCGGCCAAGGGCGCCGCGGTGCAGTACTGGGGCTACGACAAGACCCCCGCCAAGGAGCGGGAGCAGGTCGTGGCGGCGGCCCGGAAGGGCACCGGTCTGATCCTGTCGCCGGCCGACCGCTCGTACCTCGACATGAAGTACACCAAGGACACCAAGCTGGGTAAGGCGTGGGCCGGGTACGTCGAGGTCCAGCGGTCCTACGACTGGGACCCCGGGACGTACCTCAAGGGCGCGCCGCAGAAGTCGATCATGGGTGTGGAGGCGCCCATCTGGACGGAGACCCTGTCCACCAACCAGCACCTGGACTACATGACCTTCCCGCGGATGCCCGGCATCGCCGAGCTGGGCTGGTCACCGCGGTCCACCCACGACTGGGACACCTACAAGTACCGGCTGGCCGCCCAGGCGCCCCGCTGGGAGGCCATGGGCTTCGACTACTACAGGTCCCCGCAGGTGCCGTGGGGAAAGAAGTGA
- a CDS encoding acyl-CoA dehydrogenase family protein, producing MSLDHRLSPELEELRRTVEAFAHDVVAPKIGEFYEHHEFPYEIVREMGRMGLFGLPFPEEYGGMGGDYLALGIALEELARVDSSVAITLEAAVSLGAMPIYHFGTEEQKREWLPRMCTGEVLGAFGLTEPDGGSDAGATRTTAVRDGDEWVINGTKCFITNSGTDITGLVTVTAVTGRKDDGSPLISSIIVPSGTPGFTVAAPYSKVGWNASDTRELSFSDVRVPVGNLVGTEGRGYAQFLRILDEGRIAIAALATGLAQGCVDESVRYAKERHAFGRPIGHNQAIQFKLADMEMRAHTSRLAWRDAASRLVHGEPFKKVAALAKLYSSEIAVDNAREATQIHGGYGFMNEYPVARMWRDSKILEIGEGTSEVQRLLIARELGV from the coding sequence ATGTCCCTGGATCACCGCCTGTCCCCCGAACTGGAAGAGCTGCGGCGCACGGTGGAGGCGTTCGCCCATGACGTCGTCGCCCCCAAGATCGGCGAGTTCTACGAGCACCACGAGTTCCCGTACGAGATCGTGCGGGAGATGGGCCGCATGGGCCTGTTCGGCCTGCCGTTCCCCGAGGAGTACGGCGGCATGGGCGGCGACTACCTCGCCCTCGGCATCGCCCTGGAGGAGCTGGCCCGGGTCGACTCGTCCGTGGCGATCACCCTGGAGGCGGCCGTCTCGCTCGGCGCCATGCCGATCTACCACTTCGGCACCGAGGAGCAGAAGCGCGAGTGGCTGCCCCGGATGTGTACCGGTGAGGTGCTGGGCGCTTTCGGCCTGACCGAGCCGGACGGCGGCTCGGACGCGGGCGCCACCCGCACCACCGCCGTACGGGACGGTGACGAGTGGGTGATCAACGGCACCAAGTGCTTCATCACGAACTCCGGCACCGACATCACCGGCCTGGTCACGGTCACCGCCGTCACCGGCCGCAAGGACGACGGCAGCCCGCTGATCTCCTCGATCATCGTGCCGTCCGGCACCCCGGGCTTCACCGTCGCCGCCCCGTACTCGAAGGTCGGCTGGAACGCCTCGGACACCCGGGAGCTGTCCTTCTCCGACGTACGGGTCCCGGTGGGCAACCTGGTCGGCACGGAGGGCCGCGGCTACGCCCAGTTCCTGCGCATCCTGGACGAGGGCCGGATCGCCATCGCGGCGCTGGCCACCGGCCTCGCGCAGGGCTGTGTGGACGAGTCCGTCCGGTACGCCAAGGAGCGGCACGCCTTCGGGCGGCCGATCGGCCACAACCAGGCCATCCAGTTCAAGCTGGCCGACATGGAGATGCGGGCGCACACCTCCCGGCTGGCCTGGCGCGACGCCGCGTCCCGGCTGGTGCACGGCGAGCCGTTCAAGAAGGTGGCGGCGCTCGCCAAGCTGTACTCCTCCGAGATCGCGGTGGACAACGCCCGCGAGGCCACCCAGATCCACGGCGGCTACGGCTTCATGAACGAGTACCCGGTCGCCCGTATGTGGCGCGACTCCAAGATCCTGGAGATCGGCGAGGGGACGAGCGAGGTGCAGCGGCTGCTGATCGCGCGGGAGCTGGGGGTGTAG
- a CDS encoding hydroxymethylglutaryl-CoA lyase, producing MTASGLPMTVPAPGLPARVRIHEVGARDGLQNESAVVPTEVKAEFIRRLAGAGLGTVEATSFVHPKWVPQLADAEQLYPMLDGLGVHLPVLVPNDRGLDRALALGARRIAVFGSATESFAKANLNRTVEESLAMFTPVVARAKEERAHVRGYLSMCFGDPWEGPVPVAQVVRVCRALLDMGCDELSLGDTIGVATPGHVQALLAALNEAGVPTDRLGVHFHDTYGQALANTLAALQHGVTTVDASAGGLGGCPYAKSATGNLATEDLVWMLHGLGIETGVDLGRLTATSVWMAEQLGRPSPSRTVRALSHKE from the coding sequence ATGACCGCTTCCGGACTCCCCATGACCGTCCCGGCACCGGGCCTGCCCGCCCGGGTCCGTATCCATGAGGTCGGCGCCCGCGACGGCCTCCAGAACGAGTCGGCCGTCGTCCCCACCGAGGTCAAGGCCGAATTCATCCGGCGCCTCGCCGGGGCCGGGCTGGGCACCGTGGAGGCGACCAGCTTCGTGCACCCCAAGTGGGTGCCGCAGCTGGCCGACGCCGAACAGCTCTACCCGATGCTGGACGGCCTCGGCGTACATCTGCCGGTCCTGGTGCCCAACGACCGCGGACTGGACCGCGCGCTGGCCCTCGGCGCCCGCCGTATCGCGGTCTTCGGCAGCGCCACCGAGTCGTTCGCCAAGGCCAACCTCAACCGCACGGTCGAGGAATCGCTCGCCATGTTCACGCCCGTGGTCGCCCGCGCGAAGGAGGAGCGGGCGCACGTCCGCGGCTACCTCTCCATGTGCTTCGGCGACCCGTGGGAGGGCCCGGTGCCCGTCGCACAGGTCGTACGGGTCTGCCGCGCCCTGCTCGACATGGGCTGTGACGAACTGAGCCTCGGCGACACCATCGGCGTCGCCACCCCCGGGCACGTACAGGCGCTGCTCGCCGCGCTGAACGAGGCGGGCGTGCCCACCGACCGCCTCGGCGTGCACTTCCACGACACCTACGGCCAGGCGCTGGCCAACACCCTCGCCGCGCTCCAGCACGGCGTCACCACCGTCGACGCGTCGGCGGGCGGCCTCGGCGGCTGCCCGTACGCCAAGAGCGCCACCGGCAACCTCGCCACCGAAGACCTGGTGTGGATGCTGCACGGCCTCGGCATCGAGACCGGGGTCGACCTGGGCCGGCTCACCGCCACAAGCGTGTGGATGGCCGAACAGCTGGGCCGTCCGAGCCCGTCCCGCACCGTCCGCGCCCTCTCCCACAAGGAGTGA
- a CDS encoding acetyl-CoA carboxylase biotin carboxylase subunit translates to MFDTVLVANRGEIAVRVIRTLRALGIRSVAVFSDADADARHVREADTAVRIGPPPAAESYLDASRLIEAARRSGAQAVHPGYGFLAENTGFAAACADAGLVFIGPSAEAIELMGDKIRAKETVRAAGVPVVPGSSGSGLTDAQLADAAREIGMPVLLKPSAGGGGKGMRLVRDEALLADEIAAARREARGSFGDDTLLVERWVDRPRHIEIQVLADAHGNVVHLGERECSLQRRHQKVIEEAPSVLLDEATRAAMGEAAVQAARSCGYRGAGTVEFIVPGDDPASYYFMEMNTRLQVEHPVTEYVTGLDLVEWQLRIAAGEPLAFGQDDVRLTGHAVEARICAETVSVKEGARGFLPSGGTVLALAEPRGDGVRTDSGLSEGTEVGSLYDPMLSKVIAYGPDRATALRKLRAALAETVVLGVPTNTGFLRRLLAHPAVAAGELDTGLVEREMDALVPREVPAEVYAAAAAVRNAALEPVPDGGWVDPFSVPDGWRIGGRTVPTAHWVKVPGHDPVRATGTGHVTADAVRVTVDGVVHTFRRAGDWLGRDGDAWHVSDHDPVADTLRGAAGAHGMDALTAPMPGTVTVVKVAVGDEVAAGQGLLVVEAMKMEHVISAPHAGTVSELGVSPGSTVAMDQVLAVVDPDASAGPDASGPQAADGQAAAPTEEATA, encoded by the coding sequence ATGTTCGACACCGTGCTGGTCGCCAACCGGGGCGAGATCGCGGTCCGCGTCATCCGGACGCTGCGCGCGCTCGGCATCCGCTCGGTCGCCGTCTTCAGCGACGCGGACGCCGACGCCCGGCACGTCCGCGAGGCCGACACGGCCGTACGGATCGGCCCGCCGCCCGCCGCCGAGAGCTATCTGGACGCGAGCCGCCTGATCGAGGCGGCGCGGCGCAGCGGTGCGCAGGCCGTGCATCCGGGCTACGGCTTCCTCGCCGAGAACACCGGGTTCGCGGCGGCCTGCGCCGACGCCGGGCTGGTCTTCATCGGGCCGTCCGCCGAGGCCATCGAGCTGATGGGGGACAAGATCCGCGCCAAGGAGACGGTGCGGGCGGCCGGTGTGCCGGTCGTGCCCGGCTCCTCCGGGAGCGGACTGACCGATGCCCAACTGGCCGACGCGGCGCGCGAGATCGGGATGCCGGTGCTGTTGAAGCCGTCCGCGGGCGGCGGCGGCAAGGGCATGCGTCTGGTGCGGGACGAGGCGCTGCTCGCCGACGAGATCGCCGCCGCGCGGCGGGAGGCGCGGGGCTCGTTCGGCGACGACACGCTGCTGGTCGAGCGCTGGGTGGACCGCCCCCGGCACATCGAGATCCAGGTCCTCGCGGACGCGCACGGCAACGTCGTCCACCTCGGCGAGCGCGAGTGCTCGCTCCAGCGCCGCCACCAGAAGGTGATCGAGGAGGCGCCGTCCGTCCTGCTGGACGAGGCGACGCGGGCCGCGATGGGCGAGGCCGCCGTCCAGGCCGCGCGCTCGTGCGGCTACCGGGGCGCGGGCACGGTCGAGTTCATCGTGCCGGGCGACGACCCCGCCTCGTACTACTTCATGGAGATGAACACCCGCCTCCAGGTCGAGCACCCGGTCACCGAGTACGTCACCGGCCTCGACCTGGTCGAGTGGCAGCTGCGCATCGCCGCCGGGGAGCCGCTGGCGTTCGGGCAGGACGACGTCCGGCTGACCGGGCACGCCGTCGAGGCCCGGATCTGCGCCGAGACGGTGTCGGTGAAGGAGGGCGCGCGCGGCTTCCTGCCCTCCGGCGGCACGGTCCTGGCGCTCGCCGAGCCGCGGGGCGACGGGGTGCGCACGGACTCCGGCCTGTCCGAGGGCACGGAGGTCGGGAGCCTGTACGACCCGATGCTCTCGAAGGTGATCGCGTACGGCCCGGACCGCGCGACCGCCCTGCGCAAGCTGCGCGCCGCGCTCGCCGAAACGGTTGTGCTCGGCGTGCCGACCAACACCGGCTTCCTGCGCCGGCTGCTGGCCCACCCGGCCGTCGCGGCGGGCGAGCTGGACACCGGGCTGGTCGAGCGCGAGATGGACGCGCTGGTACCGCGGGAGGTGCCGGCCGAGGTGTACGCGGCGGCCGCGGCCGTACGGAACGCGGCGCTGGAGCCGGTGCCGGACGGCGGCTGGGTGGACCCGTTCTCCGTACCGGACGGCTGGCGGATCGGCGGCCGTACGGTGCCCACGGCGCACTGGGTCAAGGTCCCGGGTCACGACCCGGTGCGGGCCACCGGCACCGGACACGTCACGGCCGATGCGGTCCGCGTCACCGTGGACGGCGTCGTGCACACCTTCCGCCGGGCCGGCGACTGGCTCGGCCGGGACGGCGACGCCTGGCACGTGAGCGACCACGACCCGGTCGCGGACACCCTGCGCGGCGCCGCCGGGGCGCACGGCATGGACGCGCTGACCGCGCCGATGCCCGGCACCGTCACCGTCGTGAAGGTGGCCGTCGGCGACGAAGTGGCCGCCGGGCAGGGGCTGCTGGTCGTCGAGGCCATGAAGATGGAACACGTCATCTCCGCGCCGCACGCCGGCACGGTCAGCGAGCTGGGCGTGTCCCCCGGCAGCACGGTCGCCATGGACCAGGTGCTCGCCGTCGTCGATCCGGACGCGTCCGCCGGGCCGGACGCGTCCGGCCCGCAGGCCGCGGACGGGCAGGCGGCCGCCCCGACCGAGGAGGCAACGGCATGA
- a CDS encoding carboxyl transferase domain-containing protein, with translation MDPRAKDPTQQAPVLDSTADPASDAWRANEAAHQELADDLRARLAAARLGGGEKARARHTARGKLLPRDRVDALLDPGSPFLEVAPLAAEGMYGGAAPAAGVIAGVGRVSGRETVIVANDATVKGGTYYPMTVKKHLRAQEIALENRLPCLYLVDSGGAFLPMQDEVFPDREHFGRIFYNQARMSGAGIPQIAAVLGSCTAGGAYVPAMSDEAVIVRNQGTIFLGGPPLVKAATGEVVTAEELGGGEVHSRTSGVTDHLAEDDEHALRIVRTIVSTLGGRGPLPWTVRPAEEPKLDPAGLYGVVPVDSRTPYDVREVIARVVDGSRFAEFKAEYGTTLVTGFAHIHGHPVGIVANNGILFSESAQKGAHFIELCDQRGIPLVFLQNISGFMVGRDYEAGGIAKHGAKMVTAVACTRVPKLTVVIGGSYGAGNYSMCGRAYSPRFLWMWPNAKISVMGGEQAASVLATVKRDQLEARGEEWSAEEEAAFKAPVREQYETQGNAYYATARLWDDGVIDPLDTRRVLGLALTACGNAPLGEPGYGVFRM, from the coding sequence ATGGATCCGAGGGCGAAGGACCCGACGCAGCAGGCACCGGTGCTCGACAGCACGGCCGACCCGGCCTCGGACGCCTGGCGCGCCAACGAGGCCGCCCACCAGGAGCTGGCCGACGACCTGCGCGCCCGCCTCGCCGCGGCCCGCCTCGGCGGCGGCGAGAAGGCCCGCGCCCGGCACACGGCGCGCGGCAAGCTGCTGCCCCGCGACCGGGTGGACGCGCTGCTGGACCCCGGCTCGCCGTTCCTGGAGGTCGCGCCGCTGGCCGCGGAGGGGATGTACGGCGGTGCCGCGCCCGCCGCGGGCGTGATCGCGGGCGTCGGCCGGGTCTCCGGCCGCGAGACGGTGATCGTCGCCAACGACGCCACCGTCAAGGGCGGCACGTACTACCCGATGACCGTCAAGAAGCACCTGCGCGCCCAGGAGATCGCCCTGGAGAACCGCCTGCCGTGCCTCTACCTGGTCGACTCGGGCGGCGCCTTCCTGCCGATGCAGGACGAGGTCTTCCCCGACCGGGAGCACTTCGGGCGGATCTTCTACAACCAGGCGCGGATGTCCGGCGCCGGCATTCCGCAGATCGCGGCGGTGCTCGGCTCCTGCACGGCGGGCGGCGCGTACGTCCCGGCGATGAGCGACGAGGCCGTGATCGTACGGAACCAGGGCACGATCTTCCTGGGCGGGCCGCCGCTGGTGAAGGCCGCCACCGGCGAGGTCGTCACGGCCGAGGAGCTGGGCGGCGGCGAGGTGCACTCCCGTACGTCCGGCGTCACCGACCACCTCGCCGAGGACGACGAGCACGCGCTGCGCATCGTGCGCACGATCGTCTCCACGCTCGGCGGCCGCGGCCCGCTGCCCTGGACGGTGCGGCCCGCCGAGGAGCCCAAGCTCGACCCGGCCGGGCTGTACGGCGTGGTGCCCGTCGACTCCCGTACGCCCTACGACGTACGGGAGGTCATCGCGCGCGTCGTGGACGGCTCCCGCTTCGCCGAGTTCAAGGCCGAGTACGGCACGACGCTGGTCACCGGCTTCGCGCACATCCACGGCCACCCGGTCGGCATCGTCGCCAACAACGGCATCCTGTTCTCCGAGTCCGCCCAGAAGGGCGCCCACTTCATCGAGCTGTGCGACCAGCGCGGCATCCCGCTGGTGTTCCTCCAGAACATCTCCGGCTTCATGGTCGGCCGCGACTACGAGGCCGGCGGCATCGCCAAGCACGGCGCGAAGATGGTCACGGCGGTGGCGTGCACCCGGGTGCCCAAGCTGACCGTCGTCATCGGCGGCTCGTACGGCGCGGGCAACTACTCGATGTGCGGCCGGGCCTATTCGCCCCGCTTCCTGTGGATGTGGCCGAACGCCAAGATCTCGGTGATGGGCGGCGAGCAGGCCGCGTCCGTCCTCGCGACCGTCAAGCGCGACCAGTTGGAGGCGCGCGGCGAGGAGTGGAGCGCCGAGGAGGAGGCCGCCTTCAAGGCGCCGGTGCGCGAGCAGTACGAGACGCAGGGCAACGCCTACTACGCGACCGCGCGCCTGTGGGACGACGGGGTCATCGACCCGCTGGACACCCGCCGGGTGCTGGGCCTGGCGCTGACCGCCTGCGGCAACGCGCCGCTGGGCGAGCCGGGCTACGGCGTCTTCCGGATGTGA
- a CDS encoding TetR/AcrR family transcriptional regulator: MSSTHAPAATSRREQILKEAARLFAERGFHGVGVDEIGAAVGISGPGLYRHFAGKDAMLAELLVGISERLLDGGRIRAASGGDSPAAVLDALIDGHIDFALDDRPLITVHDRELDRLREADRKRVRRLQREYVELWVQVVREVYPACAEADARASVHAVFGLLNSTPHLSRPGALPGRTEMSALLHRLARGAFATLAGDGGAAGDAGGARRGSAAGDAGATGGARHGSAAADAGATSGARHGAGAFSGPSDTPGQSR, encoded by the coding sequence ATGAGCAGCACACACGCCCCGGCAGCCACCAGCCGACGCGAGCAGATCCTCAAGGAGGCCGCCCGGCTCTTCGCCGAGCGCGGGTTCCACGGCGTCGGCGTGGACGAGATCGGGGCCGCCGTCGGGATCTCCGGGCCGGGCCTGTACCGCCACTTCGCGGGCAAGGACGCGATGCTCGCCGAACTGCTCGTCGGCATCAGTGAACGGCTGCTGGACGGCGGCCGCATCCGGGCCGCGTCCGGCGGGGACAGCCCCGCCGCGGTCCTGGACGCGCTGATCGACGGGCACATCGACTTCGCGCTCGACGACCGGCCGCTGATCACTGTCCACGACCGCGAACTGGACCGGCTGCGCGAGGCCGACCGCAAGCGGGTGCGCCGCCTCCAGCGCGAGTACGTGGAGCTGTGGGTGCAGGTGGTGCGCGAGGTGTACCCGGCGTGCGCCGAAGCGGACGCCCGCGCCTCCGTGCACGCCGTCTTCGGCCTGCTCAACTCGACCCCGCACCTCAGCCGCCCCGGCGCGCTCCCGGGCCGTACGGAGATGTCGGCGCTGCTGCACCGGTTGGCGCGCGGGGCGTTCGCGACGCTGGCGGGGGACGGGGGCGCGGCGGGCGACGCAGGCGGTGCGCGGCGCGGGAGTGCGGCGGGCGACGCGGGTGCCACGGGCGGTGCGCGGCACGGGAGCGCGGCGGCCGACGCGGGCGCCACGAGCGGTGCGCGGCACGGCGCGGGGGCCTTCTCCGGTCCCTCGGACACCCCTGGACAGTCTCGCTGA
- a CDS encoding acyl-CoA dehydrogenase family protein, with amino-acid sequence MRRTVFNEDHEAFRETIRAFIAAEVVPVYDEWMQAGQVPRDFYKKLGELGVFGIEVPEEYGGAGQTSFKFNAVITEECARAGVSFGGSGVHTALCLPYFLKYATEEQKRRWLPPFVSGDMMTAIAMTEPGTGSDLAGMKTTARLSEDGTHYVLNGAKTFITGGVLADRVIVCARTAAPTPEDRRAGITLLVVDTASEGYAVGRKLDKLGLKTSDTAELSFTDVKVPVEDRLGEEGKAFSYLGRNLPQERLGIAVGAYAQAAAAVRFATTYVQEREVFGKSVASFQNTKFVLADCKAEVDAMQAVVDRALDAHDAGELTPADAASAKLFTTERAAVVIDKCLQLHGGYGYMQEYPISRLYADTRVTRIYGGTSEVMRSIIAKSMGL; translated from the coding sequence ATGCGCCGTACGGTGTTCAACGAGGATCACGAAGCGTTCCGGGAGACGATCCGCGCCTTCATCGCCGCCGAGGTCGTCCCCGTCTACGACGAGTGGATGCAGGCCGGCCAGGTCCCCCGCGACTTCTACAAGAAGCTCGGCGAACTGGGCGTCTTCGGCATCGAGGTCCCCGAGGAGTACGGCGGCGCCGGCCAGACCAGCTTCAAGTTCAACGCCGTCATCACCGAGGAGTGCGCCCGGGCCGGCGTCAGCTTCGGCGGTTCCGGCGTCCACACGGCGCTGTGCCTGCCGTACTTCCTCAAGTACGCGACCGAGGAGCAGAAGCGGCGCTGGCTGCCGCCCTTCGTCTCCGGCGACATGATGACCGCCATCGCCATGACCGAACCCGGCACCGGCTCCGACCTGGCCGGCATGAAGACCACCGCCAGGCTCTCCGAGGACGGCACCCACTACGTCCTCAACGGCGCCAAGACCTTCATCACCGGCGGCGTCCTGGCCGACCGCGTCATCGTCTGCGCCCGTACCGCTGCTCCCACCCCCGAGGACCGCCGGGCCGGCATCACCCTCCTCGTCGTCGACACCGCCTCCGAGGGCTACGCCGTCGGCCGCAAGCTGGACAAGCTCGGCCTCAAGACCTCCGACACCGCCGAACTCTCCTTCACCGACGTCAAGGTGCCCGTCGAGGACCGCCTCGGCGAAGAGGGCAAGGCGTTCTCCTACCTCGGCCGGAACCTCCCGCAGGAACGTCTCGGCATCGCCGTCGGCGCCTACGCCCAGGCCGCCGCCGCGGTCCGCTTCGCCACCACGTACGTCCAGGAGCGCGAGGTCTTCGGCAAGTCCGTCGCCTCCTTCCAGAACACCAAGTTCGTCCTCGCCGACTGCAAGGCCGAGGTCGACGCCATGCAGGCCGTCGTCGACCGCGCCCTCGACGCCCACGACGCGGGCGAACTGACCCCCGCCGACGCCGCCTCCGCCAAACTCTTCACCACCGAACGGGCCGCCGTCGTCATCGACAAGTGCCTCCAGCTGCACGGCGGCTACGGCTACATGCAGGAGTACCCGATCTCCCGCCTGTACGCCGACACCCGCGTCACCCGCATCTACGGCGGCACCAGCGAGGTCATGCGGTCCATCATCGCCAAGTCCATGGGGCTGTGA
- a CDS encoding acyl-CoA thioesterase gives MNDALLALLEQLDLERVEQDIFRGTSRPSVVPRVFGGQVAAQALVAAGRTVPEDRPPHSLHAYFLRPGDPGAPIVYTVDRIRDGRSFTTRRVVAVQHGQPIFHLSASFQVDEEGMEHQEPMPYAPDPLTLPTAAEMLPRYADRFREPGVVQRLLEARAAVDLRYVDAPPFGTAGEPREPRSQVWFRTNGKLDGAIDQPLLHICLVTYVSDMTLLDSVLLAHGRGGWAVGDVVGASLDHAMWFHRPFRADDWLLYDQESPTAQGGRGLGKGRIFTADGRLVVSVIQEGVIRVPRG, from the coding sequence GTGAACGACGCCCTTCTCGCCCTCCTCGAACAACTCGACCTGGAACGCGTCGAGCAGGACATCTTCCGCGGCACCAGCCGCCCGTCCGTCGTGCCCCGGGTCTTCGGCGGCCAGGTCGCCGCCCAGGCCCTGGTCGCCGCCGGGCGCACGGTCCCCGAGGACCGGCCGCCGCACTCCCTGCACGCGTACTTCCTGCGCCCCGGCGACCCCGGCGCGCCCATCGTCTACACCGTCGACCGCATCCGCGACGGCCGCTCCTTCACCACCCGCCGCGTCGTCGCCGTCCAGCACGGCCAGCCGATCTTCCACCTCTCCGCCTCCTTCCAGGTGGACGAGGAGGGGATGGAACACCAGGAGCCGATGCCGTACGCACCGGACCCGCTGACCCTGCCCACCGCCGCCGAGATGCTGCCCCGCTACGCCGACCGCTTCCGCGAACCGGGCGTCGTCCAGCGCCTTCTGGAAGCACGCGCCGCCGTCGACCTGCGCTACGTGGACGCGCCCCCGTTCGGCACCGCGGGCGAGCCGCGCGAACCCCGCTCCCAGGTCTGGTTCCGTACGAACGGCAAGCTGGACGGCGCCATCGACCAGCCCTTGCTGCACATCTGCCTGGTCACCTACGTCTCCGACATGACCCTGCTGGACTCCGTACTGCTCGCGCACGGGCGCGGCGGCTGGGCGGTCGGCGACGTGGTCGGCGCGAGCCTGGACCACGCCATGTGGTTCCACCGCCCGTTCCGGGCCGACGACTGGCTCCTGTACGACCAGGAGTCACCGACCGCCCAGGGCGGGCGCGGGCTGGGCAAGGGGCGTATCTTCACGGCGGACGGGCGGCTGGTGGTGTCGGTGATCCAGGAGGGGGTCATCCGGGTGCCGCGGGGGTGA